The genomic DNA tCTCTCTCTACTCCTACCTTTAAAGAGCCCGGAACAGtctcttgattaatttttgttaagaacAAATAAATGGAAATAGcattcattattaataaaagtacTCCAACCAAAAAATACCAAGCTCTggtcttttttaaaaagtgactTTCCTTGGGCCCCTCCACCACTCGTAGTTCATAATTAAGTGGATCTTTAGATCTATGCCTTAATAATGGTGCTGGAGTAACTATAATagtaaaatagataaaatttagTACTCAAAATAagcatattataatatacattaCGTTTTATGCTGTCCGATCCAATATTCGTAACACTTTCATAATTTTCGTCGAAGTCCGTTAGTCTTTCTGATCTTAATAGTTCCGAAAATCGCACTGGAATCGCCTTTTGCCTTGAAGAGGATAAAATGTAGTACGTTTGGTCATCGAAGTTTCCTTGTCTCCTTTGAAGCGGGGTTTGTGCTGAAGCGtgcacaaatttatttttactaaaaaaataaattgtcatcaagaataatatattaaaattaaattttttccttaaaatcaaaatgtgctTTATTATCTAAGATCAATTTAACCTCacagctttttttaattaatgtttaaacttataatctctctttctctctcaaAGACttatttagtaataataatggTAATATTAATGCGATCTTAAGGGTAAAACAATTCTTCATAGGTGCCAGAATGCAATTCAGTCTGGGCAAATGTAAAGTAATCAACAAAAAGAAAGGCAAATGGAAAATAGGAGAAGAGTAGCTGACAGACGACGGCTTGATAGGGTTCATGCTAGAAAAAAATGcctagaaataataataataataataataataataataataataataataaaaacgtttattagtcactcaaaaaacaaaaaaaattagtaactaAAAATGCTTCGATCAAAATTAGTAATCCTACATTTTTCGGACAGGGAACAAATTTTTTCATCAGGGAAACAAATTCAAGGTTTTCGTCAATACATATTAAAGATATAGTGCCCCCGGCAAggtcaaaaggttaaaacaactaacaatgaataaaagtgacatctacaataatgataaaaaagattaaaatgaaTGAGAATGGGACTAAACAGGTTTGTTTACATAACGATTATCGTAGTGTTGTAATTATGTGATTTTATTGTTTgtgtagatttttaaataaatttagtggaggatgaccgaagcatTTTTAGTTACTCATTGgcatattaactccactgcaagtatggactacatCTTCAACTTCAACGAAAAAGTACATAATGAGGTACACAGACAGTGAACAACACTATGTTATTTCaatgtaaataagaaaaataagaatattattcgTTACCcttaacaatataattttttacacacATAGTATAGACACATACATAGTAATAATGGAAGTGAGTAAATAATAGGTCATTATATTCAGACTTTCAGGGGTCACTTTCAAGAAGTTCCCCCAAATTCTGTTGAGGccttagaatttaaaaatcgtatgcaaaaaaaaaacagaaaaatatacctaaaaaagGAATGATATAAAAAGAGGAGAGGGACAGGTTAAACTATAATATCAGTTTTAAATTCCAtctttgtatatattatataattttttttattttaatataaaatattaatttgcacATTAATATtgatagtaatttttaattagtttagaaAGAGAAAATTTATGCATTGAACAAATGCCGcttaaattttgctttaaatgcGTTCTCAGACATCGAAaagtctaatattttaaatttatctacaAGGTGCACTATTACATACAAAAATGACTTCGAGTTTACTAGAAAACTTAAAGAATTACGTTAAATGTCTGGAAGTCATAAAAAATCACGCCAAGCGtctggaaaatagaaaaaaactaattttaaaagtctggaataaaacaaatgtttattttaaatgtctgaaataattaaaaaattactctattaACCTGGAAAACtataagaaaattcaaaaatatgccaatttacaaaatttaaaaaacaatttaaaaacacaatatcattaaattaaataaaaacatcaaattcaaatattataCGTGTATTGCAAATACCtgcaagaaattgaaaaattacctcaaaatcttgaaataaaacaaaatttgattacaaatgcctggaataatatacaAATACTCAAGAACTTTGGAAActgttaaaagttattttaaaaatactaaaaaaaggacttaagaatataattttttacacacATAGTAATAATTTATACCTACATACATAGTAATAATGGAAGTGAGTAAATAATAAGTATATTCAGACTTTCATGAAGTTCCCCCAAATTCTGTTGAAGCCTTAGAATATAAAAAtcgtatgcaaaaaaaaacaggaaaatatacctaaaaaagGAATGAGATAGAAAGGGGAGAGGGAAAGGTTAAActataatatcaattttaaatttcatctttgtatataatatttaaaaaaaacttttttttattttattataaattattaatttgcacATTAATATTCATAGTTATTTTTCACTATTACATACTTTATATAGCACTATTACAcacgaaaatgacttttttaaagagggaacagttaataaattttttcttcttatatttaaattgtgtacATCTGTTCGATAGATCATCTTTCTAACTAGATATGGTGGAGTTTCCCATTTAAgcatcttataaaaaaaacagaatgcAGCAATCGTCGATTTTCCATATTTAGCCATGCTGCGTCCTTCAGCTTATGAGATATACAGTGtagtgactttaactggaataaattcagttaaaactaatcaaattttatctcgcaaaattcttgagacccgtcgatttttgtttattttttttttgcacatttcaagatagtttttgtatttttttaccttcagggggggtccaaattaacccaaacttttttttttcaaatggaaagccactttttttaaactctcattgaaaagagccccttttcttgattaaattgccctatttacttttgtgattatctaaaggggaaatacgaaaaaaaaaaccattaaattattaaaagtctcgaaatattttgtgttggtaaatttttggtgtgtttgtttattttattggtatcgagatatttcctgacattgttgtagtgtcactgttaaagtgaatttcaaccagttgttaaataagttaacttatattgaaaaaatgccttatttatttaaatcccataagattgaaatcttaatgatgattggttatggggacagaagtcgtactcagctagaggttgtccacttattcaggcagaaatatccagatttgccaccaaggtacggttagtaaaatcgaaagcagatttcgagaagttgggcacgtgagggatgttttaaggcaaaggtcttctaaaatcgatgaaaacatccaattaaatgtattgttagcgatggaataaaaaatccggtaactgcagccagaagagtagctcgcgaaaactatattcatcataaatctgtgctaaaaattttaaaaagtgcaaacaaaagaccttataaaatgtaacccgttcaagagttattggaagacgatccaggtcgcagagttcagttctgtgaattaatgatgaacgccattgacgaaaatcgcatatcttcggagtggatccttttatctgatgaggctacattcaccctaaatggccatgttaataagcagaaccgtcgctactggtctgacgagaacccacactgggtaaggtaaactaatacacaatatccccagaaaactaatgttggagctggcataattggcaggcaagttatagagcccatattcttcaatgatactttaactggggaaagatatctagaatttcttgaacatgaactagttccagtctcacgtgccttatatccgagtcagttcgatccagatttgtatgatgaaagaatctggatgcaacaagatggtgcactcccacattatgcccgtaatgtacgccagtatttagatgacaattttccaaacagatggattggtagaaggggtgcaatcgagtggccggcacgttctcccgatctcaccccacttgggTGTGCTGTGGCTTTccaaagtggctttccatttgaaaaaaaaaagttggggttaatttggaccccccttgaaggtgaaaaaatataaaaacaatcttgaaatatgaaaaaaaaaacaaaaattgacagGTCttaggaattttgcgagataaattttgattagtttaactgaatttattccagttaaagtcaccacactgtatacagtcacaattttttttcaaatatacaaAATGTTGACTTTAGTATCTAAGTTTAGTTTGTTCACGTAGAGCCAGAGTTGCATAGCgcattatttgaatttaattgcaTTTGTTATAGGATTTGTCTATCATACAGTGCTTTAATTTCACGAACTAATTTTAATAAcggcttaaaaaaaaagaaaaaaaaaagacacgTCAACTTAGATATTCAAGGAAAtacgtttaattaattttatatttgacaaagttctatAGTGAATTCAAATAGTGACCAAATATCTAGtaataatgaacattttatGGACGTCATACCTACGTTAGtatgtccatttttttaaaattgtgatttctttttaaatgaaagcactgtataaagtAGAGTGTACATTTTTGGGTTATGTTTAGCAtatcattaacgtataataaaaataacaatggACCCAAGACTGTACATTGAGGTACACCATATTCAGCATATATAAGAATATTCTATTCTACGGTTTCAAAGGCTCTCTTAACATCTAAGAACACAGCTAGAACCAAATTATTAGAATCAGTAGCTATAATTATTACAGGTACTAACCATAACGGCCTCACATAAGTGATTTTCACGAAGAACTAAAcaatttgaaacatttattttatttttattaagtacaGTAAGCCAGAAATTGTTTCTTGAGACACGCTTCAAAGAATTCATTGTGAGATTTCGTATTTTGTGTAAAGAACAACCAGTAGACAATTTTCATAAGTCAAGGAAAACATCACTACttgaatgaatgaataaattgacgaaacagtgggctgccaaggcagttgtgcaaaTAGGTCTCCTGATGCTTTTTTTAGGGTAAAATCATCTTCAGATTTCTCTACAGATCTTTgagattatttttgtttgtgtcTATACATTGCACATAAAACCTCTTTTTTTACTCCTAATTATCTTATATTCTATCAATTTAGAACTATAAAGAATcttactaaaataatattttttatagttctaTATTGATGCCTTTTACGAATTTACCCTCTAATTTCGTAgggtatcaatttttttactaatgaaTTTCGGTTTGCTAACAATATTTATTCTTGAGCACATACTATTCAAAGTGATAACAATATCGTTGACAAATGATTGGTCATGAAGTTGATGAATGAAATGAATGAAGTTCAGGATCTTTGATAACTCACTATTTCAATGAGTTTTTCATGTTGTTTATTTACGGTAATCGATATTGTAGTCGTCAAATGGGCCTCAAGTTCAAGATGTTTACCATCAGTAACCCTATAATCAATTAGGATTTCacttcttttcaaaaaattaatcctattaaatgattagtttttattttcctaaaatttacTACAGTTGTCTAAACTCTAATAATTTCTTCTATAGATTTTTAAGAATCCTATTTTTAGAAACAGCATTTTAGAAAAAGCTAAACTTTCGAATAGTATGATTGAATAGTATTCTTACTTAAGgctgtgattttttaataattagccgacacctttttattaaatattttcttatattttaaaagcagtttatacttatatgtaaataaatacagaagATATACTTATAGTAGAACTTGTTCTTACCGCCAATTACCACTGTGCTCCTCAGACATGTTCATAAGTGTTAAACACTAAGTTATAATTATCTTACTTACACCTACTAGTACAAATATAGTGCAaatgcaaaatatatttgcaaatGTTATTTTAGTCGTTAAACGGCTTTACCgcaatttatttatcatattttgaTATCGTACACTTgtgctttaaataaattatttaaaccacAACAGttatttagttgttttaaaaataaatttacatctatattattactaattatttttctatttgttttcATATGGTTCTATTTTAAgtgatatttttatagaaagaaaTTGATATATAAATATAGGAATTTGAGCATTAAAATACCACTGACAACCTTTAcaatttaataatcttatttattatctaataaaaaCTGACTTTACAATATCGTATAAATATTCTATAAGTTAagtttacttattaaaaacgtGTAGAAGCTCTTATTATAGCAAATAAATCAATCGATACTATGACTAAgagaaaattttttctttttattaaaaaaaaaaaaaaaaactttgaaatcgTCTAGAGGTCTTAGCTTACCCTCATTGCACAAAGTAAATAGGGGCACGGTTCTTTTCTATCCTTTTGAATAAAATGATCTCTTTTTCCTAAAAGTTACGCTTGAACGAGTCTTACATTCTTTGAAATTGTGTTTGTTCAGTCTGCAATTTAGATAGCATCTTAAAATGGATCTGAATATATCAATTCATATTACAGTAAATTGGTTATACTTGAAAAAATCGATTGTAAtgaaaacttttaagaaatgtaaatttttcccTGGAGTTTATATGGTTATTGAGTTTTTATTcatattagtaaaaaaagttatgcaaatttTTTTCAGCTATATATTCATTTGGTAAGCGTGATTTTTTCGCcagaacttaattttaaagctttcATATGAGCTGAAATGTTTACGTCTAAATTCATCTTCCTATCGAAGAAtgttatacttttaaaaaaatgtagtaaagaAATTTCAAACTGGTTTAGAGGCTAAAAAATCTTCTGCCTAGGCATAACATCATTACCACATATTTTGcctctacattttttttttttttttttttttttttttttttttttaaggagttaTTAAGAGTGGTCGGTTTTGAAATGAAGGCACTGTCTTTTTCACTATTgtgaatattgttttttaatatttatgttatgttCGCCAaggcattttttaatgtttatattctgttttgatatatttatatacacatatatctgcaatttaaatacatttgcaataaatatgGTCTTTTTCAAAGCtgatcaaaattttacaaatatttaaacctATAATATAAGAGTTGAGTTTTCTATAGAGAATTCCTTTTAAGCCCAAACTCTGTTTGCTTTCTTATTTTATAGTCAGTAATCTAAGACTGATAAATGAAAGaagctttaattaattatactataattttttaaatattaagtattatgctcataaaaataaaaactgtgaCAAGCTTCCTCCCATATAGGTCCTTATAGAAACGCTTCATTACTTATACAACACCTAGCGACCCTTGGCGAATCACGCAATGGTTATGCTCTAACTTGACCAGCGTCTTACTAAAATATCCTCAAAAACGCCCTTTAtggacttaaaaaattattaaaactttctttcttttttctatcAAAATCCGGGATATTGCCTAGATATTCTGAGCCACCATACCTTTTTAACAATCAGTGAAACAGCGTACAAAACGTATGCACTCACggtaatttttataacaaaactaAACATAGACGAAGCGTCGAAATTTACATGGTTCGGCCATTTCCGCCACACCCGTTCGTTACGAAACGGTCGAAAAATTGTCTGCTCCGACGAAAATTGAATCAGAGCTCAATCAGAAGGACAAATAGACATGTGATTGTTAATgtaatttctataaatttgCCTATTGAAGGGGCCCCCTTGTCGGTTCGCCATTGTGCACACGGTCCAATCGTTCGACCGTTATAATACGAAAGATCCACATAATCCAATGGGTCAGTTGTTTGTATGGCTTTTGGTTAACTCGGTGCGACCGTCAACAAACGCTTACTAtgttaggaaaaaattaaaacagcaaTTTAAATGTATTGTCGAACATGATTTGAAGTTATTTGGGAGTTTTAAGCGGTAAGTAAACAGATTTTGGGATAATAACTTTTGGCAGTAGCTTTTCAGCTGAAACTGTTCTTTTCCTCCCAAAATTCTTCTTGAAAAATCAGAAACAAACTCAAACGAAGATTTGCAGTTTTTATCGTATAGTATTTTGATTTGTTGACTAATTGCATGAAGTACAAGCGTCTAGTtgaatatgtaaattttttaaagaaaaaaagtttacatATTTAAGGAATTGTATATAaagaacaaataataataattattataattttattacatattaaattattgctcTTCCTTGGATATctgcgaaaaaaaaattctatatattttcaaatatttcttttgtattacgcattattcttttttataattttcaacaaatactaattttaaatgaatgccaattttataattttaggtatGTGATTTTAACAAGCAAACATCATGAAGGATTTACATTATGGCCATCCAAACTTACAGTTGGAACGCTAACGATGTTGGACCCCCTTAGGAATTTAGttcatattataattattaatttttaatttctagtaAAGGTTGGTTATAAAACTTAATAGCCCATCCTCAATCAAGGTCTTCTTTAACCAATAGACATTTTAATAAGCCtccaaagtattttttttttcttccaatagAGCTAATTTACCAGGCAATTGAggccctttttttatttttgtttgaatcattgtttatttattccaggctcttaAAGGCTTTTTTTCAGACAATTAAAGtcccaaaaaaataattttttactttaaggtagtaggcttcaactgcctgactCTATACTACctgaaattgataaaaaactaTAGCAGTTGCTTATTTCAGGGAAATTGGACTGAATTAAGTAGTCTACAGGCAATTGGTGtgtctctttttatttttgttctttcaggcactttttctaagcaattaaaatcgttttctatttttttgaagtagttaaaatactttttaagtcTTTTCAGGTAGCTTGAGTAATTTTTAACCTCTTTGACCATTTTTTAAGGCTACCCAAgtcctttattatttattctatcCTCTTAAAGTCACATTTTACGTGTTTTGAGTCAGTTGTCATTTCTTCCAAAAGGTAGgatttaactgcttggaaaaaataagaaataactccAGAATTACTTGGTAGAGTAGAAAATGTGAAATAATCATCGATATACGATATAGGCGCAGATCAAAGACATTATTCTTAGATTACTGCAGGCAACCCTACAGTCCTTTCCgaattagtatttttatgaaaatttagtaGCAGATCTTTAAACAAATTTGACAAACACAATTTTGAGGTAAATGTTAAAGAAAGTTTCCATTTTCTTAAATGCACAGCCTGAATCTTTTTAGGATATTTTGAGTCGATCTAACAACACATATTAGCCTAGAAGATTAAAGTCGGGCAAACGAGACGGCCAGGTTATTAAGTCACCTTGACTTatcctgtaaaattattgtctaGCCAGTTTCTCATCAGTAGAGGACTGGTACCCCGTCATGTTTAAAAGTAATCTCTAGCCAAGTACATCGTCCAGTAAATCTCCAAGATTATTTTGAAgataatgtaaattaataatgaCGACTGGTTAAtctatataacaaaataattaggCCTATCAATTTATTAAGTTTAGAGAAAACCTCTAATGGTAGTTAGTTCGTCGAACCACTGTACTGCCGTCCTCAATTAAAAAGCGGtatctgcaaaaaaatcaaaaatggaCTTTTTGCTATATGTGGGCTTCTtgtaggtttatttatttatctacgTCTTAAAGCCGTATATCGTTTTTTttactcctaaaataaaataattttaatatgccGTATGTGAAAAACGGCAATAGATGTTCAGTCAAAAAGCGGTAACTGCAGTATGCTCAATTAAAAAGCGGTATGTGCATGCGCGTGTCATGTACTTACCGCATTTTGATTGAGCATGACGCATTTACCGCGTTTTTACTGAGGCTCGCCTGGCAAATTCGCTCATTCGCGTTTGCAGTACGTTTGG from Anthonomus grandis grandis chromosome 7, icAntGran1.3, whole genome shotgun sequence includes the following:
- the LOC126738679 gene encoding uncharacterized protein LOC126738679; the encoded protein is MNMSEEHSGNWRKNKFVHASAQTPLQRRQGNFDDQTYYILSSSRQKAIPVRFSELLRSERLTDFDENYESVTNIGSDSIKLTPAPLLRHRSKDPLNYELRVVEGPKESHFLKKTRAWYFLVGVLLLIMNAISIYLFLTKINQETVPGSLKKEVETALAGIRFLTSFMDGFHKTTIMALQNITALTRNVTTMAEKLQNLNKQKQVLKKPVKSKFQQYEQSMYYNNEEVET